The Henckelia pumila isolate YLH828 chromosome 2, ASM3356847v2, whole genome shotgun sequence genome includes a window with the following:
- the LOC140877548 gene encoding uncharacterized protein, with protein sequence MAPRRNSQESKNINGNQGDENRQNPPPPPQITPFERANVDMLAGITSLLVHQSAQPRKSYEEDVAERFKKQGPKEFSGTTDPLVAEECIHSLETIFAYMGITDADKVRCAIFMLKEDTTLWWEGAVIGVDLATLTWEDLKRMFFEKYFTVEARGRLIREFLSLRQGDKSVAEYVTQFERGCHFAPLIANDEQERLRHFTDGLRPDIKHDVFMAEVVNYKAAVNSALRFEQGKREMHAAYQHKRQLQRTFRGQYPQPAKKQFTGPANCPNPPKPHQRPQGQQRPHQRGGAAQNPGGLPLCKTCHKPHPGQCMAGSGVCFRCKLPGHIAMNCPNVKNIAGRVYVLQAEEADPDTSLIMGKILIKGNTTYAFLDSGATHSFISQEFIRRVDIISEGANMGYDVTLPSGEIISTSSVLNELELELQENMVRANLVVLPMSGFDLILGMDWLTSNGASIDFWKRTVLVNPSGGDSFVFFVTQSSSASPVISYVCARKLLRKGCQGFLASVIVAAGESSTRSIADVEIVRDFSDVFPNDVVGIPPVREVEFSIELLPGTVPISKAPYRLAPTEMKELREQIQELLEKGFIRPSVSPWGAPVLFVK encoded by the exons ATGGCTCCTCGAAGGAATTCTCAGGAATCGAAAAACATCAATGGCAACCAAGGTGATGAAAATCGTCAGAATCCACCTCCACCACCTCAGATTACTCCGTTTGAGAGAGCCAACGTGGATATGTTGGCTGGGATTACAAGTTTGCTTGTGCACCAAAGTGCACAACCAAGGAAGTCCTATGAAGAGGACGTGGCAGAGAGATTCAAAAAGCAGGGACCTAAAGAATTTAGCGGTACTACTGACCCACTTGTTGCTGAGGAGTGTATCCATTCTCtggaaaccatttttgcatacATGGGGATCACTGATGCTGATAAAGTAAGGTGCGCTATCTTCATGTTGAAGGAAGATACAACGTTGTGGTGGGAAGGAGCAGTGATTGGGGTGGACTTGGCTACGTTGACATGGGAAGATCTTAAGAGGATGTTCTTCGAGAAGTATTTCACCGTGGAGGCACGTGGACGACTGATTCGGGAGTTtttgagtctccgtcagggagACAAATCTGTTGCTGAATACGTGACGCAGTTTGAGCGGGGATGTCATTTCGCACCATTGATTGCGAATGATGAGCAAGAAAGATTGAGGCACTTCACAGATGGATTGCGACCTGACATTAAGCATGATGTGTTTATGGCTGAAGTGGTGAATTACAAAGCGGCGGTGAACAGTGCGTTGAGATTCGAGCAGGGGAAGAGGGAGATGCATGCAGCTTATCAGCATAAGAGGCAGTTACAGCGAACCTTTAGAGGTCAGTATCCGCAGCCGGCGAAGAAGCAGTTCACCGGGCCGGCCAATTGCCCGAATCCTCCCAAACCACACCAGAGACCACAGGGTCAGCAGAGGCCACATCAGAGAGGGGGAGCAGCCCAAAATCCCGGAGGTTTACCCTTGTGCAAGACATGTCATAAGCCGCATCCAGGGCAGTGTATGGCTGGTTCAGGAGTGTGCTTCAGGTGCAAGTTGCCGGGGCATATTGCGATGAACTGTCCTAACGTGAAGAACATTGCAGGTCGTGTTTATGTcttgcaggctgaggaggcggaTCCAGATACATCGTTGATCATGG GGAAGATTCTCATTAAAGGTAACACTACATATGCATTCCTAGACTCGGGAGCTACGCATTCATTTATCTCTCAAGAGTTTATTAGACGAGTAGATATCATATCCGAGGGAGCCAATATGGGTTATGACGTTACCTTGCCATCTGGcgagattatttctacctccaGTGTACTTAATGAattggagttggagcttcaggaaAATATGGTTAGAGCCAATTTAGTGGTGTTACCGATGTCAGGATTTGATCTGATTCTTGGCATGGATTGGCTGACATCTAATGGAGCTTCGATAGACTTTTGGAAGCGGACAGTTTTAGTGAACCCGTCAGGAGGAGATTCTTTTGTCTTTTTCGTAACTCAGAGTAGTAGTGCTTCTCCTGTCATATCTTATGTATGTGCAAGAAAGTTGTTACGGAAGGGTTGCCAGGGATTTCTTGCAAGTGTAATAGTTGCAGCAGGTGAGTCATCTACTAGATCTATTGCAGATGTGGAGATTGTTCGAGATTTTTCGGATGTCTTTCCGAATGATGTGGTAGGAATTCCACCAGTTAGAGAGGTTGAGTTCAGTATCGAGCTGTTACCAGGAAcagtgcctatctctaaggcaccatatcGTCTTGCTCCCACAGAGATGAAAGAATTGAGAGAACAAATTCAAGAGCTTTTAGAGAAGGGCTTCATTCGCCCAAGTGTctcaccttggggtgcaccagtaTTGTTTGTGAAGTAG